In the genome of Vicia villosa cultivar HV-30 ecotype Madison, WI unplaced genomic scaffold, Vvil1.0 ctg.000621F_1_1, whole genome shotgun sequence, the window CAAATCCTCGTGAACAATCAAACACAAAAATTGACATCATTTCATATCAAATATTCTATAAAACAGAAATTTATAACCCCATTAAATTCTTCAGCAATTTTTCCTTAAAGCTCAaagcttttcaaaacaaaaataaaaaaaccacCATTCTTTTAAATGAGTCATCTCAAAATTTCACATTGCGCAGCTATTTTTagcaaaataaccaaaaaaataatttttttctgggAATTCACAACCCATTAGATAGAAAtgaaaaaagaagttttttttctgattaacaacaatagaaaacaaaaagaagacaAAACCCTACTAATGAAatcatattataattataatgaaaTGGAAAAAGGTAGTACCTTTATGAAATGGAATGAAGAATTGAAGGTGGAAATTGAGCTGTGGAGTGGTAGAGTGTAGAAGAATGTGAGTACTATGTAGTAATGTTTGAATATGAAATTTAGGTTTTGATGATTCAATTATTTTGGCGTTAATAGATTTTGAATTGTTGAGAATTCTTTTGTCCGAATTCCACCGCTATCCCTTCACTTGTGGGGGTCCACATGAAAATGatattcaataatatatatatatatatatatatatatatatatatatatatatatatatatatatatatatatatatatatatatatatatatatttttaaaagatttttggtTTCTTTTGGATTGTTATCTGAATTTATTGGTtgagatttgaaatttgaaaaaatggAAGGAAAATCTTAAGAGaattcatttttgttttattttggataaatgtatgttttttaaattaattagagtTGTTATTTGAGATATTGTTATATTAAAAGTGGTGTAGTAATCTAgaagaaatatttattttaggaATTATTGATAAGGTGgttgaattaatttattttatatgtgcaggaattaatttaatatatttaaaattgaaaCTGAAAAATTTAAAATGTAAAGTAAAATTAATTAGGATTGAACGTTATGGCATATGTAAATAAAACTTTATTGTttaatattaagaataaaattAGAAAAGATGAGaataaagagaagaagaaagtattgAACTGAAGAATTAATGAaacttttatttaataattaactaATTATACAATAAGGTTTTATTTACATGCTTTTATGCTTTATTAGTAGATATGCCACACAAGTGAACATTCTCTTATGCTCCTACATTATAAGAaaaagatgtttttattttattatattattatacaaTAAAGATTAACTTCTTTCATAAAAGCATATTCTTATTTGATATGCCACACAATTGAACATTCTCTTAGGttatgtttgagagtttggaggggaggggaggggaaggcttctgaaatcgattttttaaaataatatagaaaaatatttgacattttttgaaaagatgattttgtttagaatgataaaagactcattattattacaaaatttttaattttcaaaatagtataacaacctaaacgatatttgcaaaatttatggaagccctccaaaaccctccttcaatacaatttttgagttcccccattttatggggtttttggtgttatgaataaaatcaaatcctctaaaaccctcctacccaaaatctttttattcttttcattcaattcttcttattttccaaagccctcccctcctttttatgaaagaaattatcTTTAAGCATCTACAAATATAAATAACTTTTATTTATAGTTAATCTTTGACCATCTAATAATATGCTcagtttaaaattaaataaataacttttatTTGTATTGGCTATATATTTGactattcaaaatattttgaaaatatattaaaaaacatttttaatactctaataataataaaacttattttaaaaataatttagagtTCATTTAGAGGCTTAACAGTTTGACCAAAAAATATTTCTTACGAATTTacaatttataatataaatatttataacttgaaaatgattatttataaatttatttgaacTATTTATATAACAAATGATAAAAAgttgttttttattaattttatttaattagaaatTACTTTTGTAAgaatatattaaaagttttttaaacaaacaaaatatataaaatttagtaATATTATTTATAGAATAATATTCTATAATGGTGTGGAAGCATGGTCATGAGACTTTTATCTTTTctattgaataaaaaattaatcaattgtaataacaattttttaatcaaataatgaaatatattttaaaaatacaaaagaacaactacatcataaatattcaattttaaaaatagattaacTTGTAAAAGAAACTCTTCTATAATGTGTGTCTGTGTAGGGATGCACTTTGTTGTAGcgattcaaataaataaataatatataaagtattttttatttaattaaaatatgttcGGAGATAATATTCACATTAAAAAATACACGAATGACAGGTTGGTTAATTTTGGCATGTTAGATAACGCGACTTGTGTGTTTTGCGCGGAAACGGAAACGTTACAGCACCTCATGTTTGAATGTGAGAATATGAAGAGTATTTGGAAGAAGGTTCTTGACTGGCTGAATATTGACCGTAGCCCATACGGTTGGATGCAGGAGATGGCATGGGTAAAAGACATGAGTAAGAGGAAAGGTTGGAGGGTTACAATCCTCAAGACAGCTTTTGCAGAAACAATATATAGATGCTGGAAATACAGAAACAATAAAATTCATAATGTCAtgaataatgataaaaatatagCAGAAGAAATCATAGAAGTCATAGTGCATAGAATGTGGATGAAGAATAAGCATAGGGAGCATATTGCTCAGTTACTTATGAATTAGAGTGTCTTTTTGTTTTATCAGTTGGACCCTAGAGGTCGCTTGTACTTATTGGTTTTTTGGAATATATATAtttccttttttcaaaaaaaaaatgcacGAATGAATAATATTAAGTCGGTTTCTAGTTAAAAATTTCTTCAATTTGTCTAGTTAACAAATTTGATAACAAACACGTTTCATAAAGTTCAATTTGAAAGGAAGTACAAACTCTAATCTTCATTAAGAAAACTCCCAAAAATATTTCTAGATTATCCCTAAATATGTCACCATGGAAAACGTATATTAACTTGCaagattcttttttttttttggctttataccaccggtttagtccggttcgggggcgagttctggcatcaagtggtttcatcCCCCTCCTGATCGTAGTTGCGGGAGATCGAAccatggttctccctaccaagtccaacgccaatcaccactggaccaactaacgattggtaactTGCAAGATTCTAGATGTGTAAAAAGGTTGGTATTTAATGTCAAAACATTTAAATAATTGTAGTCGTGAATTGAAGAATATGCTTGTCCTTTGAAAGACATAGATGTGTTATAGACTAATTGTTTAACATAAATATTGTctttatcaaaattaattttaccATTTTGAATATGATATCACCTATTGTGGGTCAACTTTTCCAAAGAATTATTACGATGGGAATCATGATCAGATTTTGAATTTCAGAGTTCCAACTTCTACTAGTAAGTTTGAATAAATTTAACAATTAATCTCTATCAATGTTTATGCAAAACAGTCACTTCATTCAGTACCTTAAAAGTAAGGTGTACCTACATTTAATAAATAAGTGGTCTATAGTTATCACATCATGATTGCAAAGAGATCACCTAAAAACCATTTGCAATCCTCTTTCGAATCAGGTTGTCTTATGTTGCAATAACATTATGCATTAGCTTCTAAATCATTAGTGACTTAACAAGAGGTGTGAAAGGATGCTAAATGAATTTTGTCCAAGAATGCTCAATGTGTTCCCTCATGATTCGGTTGTGGGCATATTTAAAAGATAGATCGCCAATTGAGTTCATTAGCAGTAGTATTATCAACTGACAAGTTGATCTTCAAAATGCCTTTAAAATTTTGAGGACCCAAAATGGATAAGTCATAAGGATTGTTCCAATTGATGTCTTGAATAATTGAATCGACCTTAACAATTTGCATAAATTGAATATCTACTAACAATACAGTgtgtaaatatttaattttgtttctcaACACCCAATCGTTAGTCCATAAATCAAAGTACTTCCCATTACAAACCAGCCATCTACTGTGTTCCTCCATTAAAGAAAGTTATTTAATGTCAAACCACATTGAAGAAGAAATATGATGCCATATTAGTTTTTTTGCGCCTGGATTATCTACTAATAAGCATAGAAGACCACTCATTATTAGCAGTCAACAACTTTCAACAAAGAGATTAACAATCAACTTTGTTTTTTGTCTGAATATCTCAGGTCAATACCTCATTCAGACAAAGgtcagaaaataatctttcaagATGTAGTAATCAACTATATACTATCCATGTTACATGTTCACACAAAACTTCAGATGCAAGAATCTAACTTATTAAGAAGATTTATTGGCCATCCATAAATTCTAAGTGTGGCAGGGAATGATTGTCTTAACAACTAATATGCATGTCTACTTACCTAGATCCACCAACATAGACAACTGCTTACTAATTGCCTCTTCAATAATACAGAAAAGCAAAAGAGACAGGGGATTTCCTTGCCTCACTTCTTTAGAGTAAGAAAAAAATCATGTAGCTTTTCCATTTATCATGATTGACAGTTTGACTAAGTGGAGAATGGTAAGAATCCAATCAAAAAACATTGATCAAAGGAAAACTGAACAAGAACTTTAATATGataattctaatctaagttacaAAGACTTTTGTGGTGTCTATCATCAAAGTCATACTACCTCAAAATGACGTATTGTCCAAAAAATTATTGACTTGTGGAGTAATCCCAATGCACTCATAAATTTGTTTGCCTCTAATGAAGCCTTTTTGGTTTTCTGAAACAATTTTAGGAGTTAAGATGACCAACCTGTGTGCAATGATcttattgatgattttgatataaaaatttgCAAGTGCAAATGATTTATACTGCTTAATAAAATTTGCTCCGTGTTGTTTAGGTATCAAGGTCACATTGAGTGGATTCGGATTAGAAAGGATCCAACTTTGTTCAAATAATTGACTCATTGAATTGCTCACATATGTCCCCCATTATATCCTAATAGTCTTAGAAAAAATATCCCCAAAGTCATCAAGTCTGTAGCATATTGGTACAAAGATATAACATAGTGGAAAATCCTTAAAGGTATGGAAGGACTAGATGTACTATTAGTTGATAAGCGATAGATTTAAATAATCTTGGGAAACTCTAGGAAAAAAACAAGTGTCTGGAACCAAATATCCTATTTAGAAGACTCAATAAAAATATCCTTGTTGAAAGAGATGGTCATAGATTAAAGTTGGGAACCATCATCCATCCATATACCATTACCATTAGTATCACAAAGATTAGAACTTAATTTTGTCTTCTCCTATTGACAACTTTTAAATGATAGTACTTTATATTACAATCACCATCATGAAACCACTTAACTTGAGAGTGTTGAAACCACATAAGCTCCTCTTGATAAATTTTGTTTCACCATTTTACTAAGTTTAAATTAGAGTTGAATTACAAAATACACTTTCCGTGtataaacaataaaacatattatttaaatCCATAAATAGGCCTATTTAgttttttagaaattaaaaatcaATCATTCATATTAAGCCTGCTTTAGAGTGCAAAAGGTGAATGAACTTTTTTCCTAAAATCTCTCTTTCATAACTATAAAAAAACTCCGATTTCATTCCACAATtagtattaaaaaataaagttgAGATGAGCTATTAGATGAGTCAAACTAAAAATGAGAAAGTTACAACTTTagcaaaatttaaattttagataTATGAGATAAGTTAATCTAATCTATAGCTAAAAAAGTGCATGTTGCAATTTTATCATCTATCTTGATTCTAATCTTAAAATATCATAagagatttttaaaaaatgattggtAAAAAATCTTTTAGCTAAAACAAACTGAATCTAAAAAAGAACAATTACAAAAAGTATAAGAGGGCTCATTAGATCATTGAATTTTGAATGTTGTTTCTTCGTCTACTTCCACTACTCAAAATGGTAACAAACTTTtttagttatattttcataatcaaatttcatttgtttttttttctttcaaatttatcCCTTTTTACTAATTTATCACATGCAATCTTAACTGCAAATTTGATGGTTTATTCTTtgcataataatatttttatttcagatgtTACATAACTATTGGTAGCAACGAGAATATTCTTCCCAAGGAATTGAAATCCTTCTCAAAAAAATAAGAGCACCCTTTAATTGGATGGTTAATATtgatattctattattattattattattattattattattattattattattattattatatctactTTATATAAAAAAGAGGAGAATTTATTATAGAAAATTGAAGTTTGCAAAATGGAGAATGAGCAATGGTGCACCATATGCTTTAAAATGGTGAGCCCAATGAGTGAATATGAAAACAAATGTCCCTTTTGTGATACACAATTTGGTGATGCAATGGAAAATCTAAGTAATCATCATAATAATGATGCTATTGATTTAAGGTCGGCTTGGATTTTCTCACTTTATGCACCAATTTTTCTTGGTTTGATGAATGCTTTTACTCCTTCTCTAGCAACAATTTCTTCACAAGCAAGCAGTACATCAAGAAATGATGAGGATTTGGAACAAGAGAGAGGAAATTACAATGAACTTGTAATTGGAAGAAGGAGAAGAACTTCAACTTACATGATGCATCTCTTTAGAGGACTTCATGTTAGAATGGTTTCAGAAAATGAAAACATAGAACAAAATAGAAATATTATtgacaacaataataatattgttaataataataacaacaatagtaataataatagtatactTGTTATTGATCCATTAAATGAAGGTGCATTAATTGTGAGAGGACCCAATTTGAATCATACAAATTTAAATAGGTcaaatgaaaataatattaatactattgGATCTTTGAATGATTTTGTGGATGGAAGTGGATTTGATTTATTGCTACAACAATTGGCACAAATTACTCCGAGTGGTTATGCAAGTGTGAATCCACCAACAAAGAAGGTAGCAATTGAAGCAATGGAAAATATGATAAATGATGAGACATTGCCATGCACAATATGTTTAGAAGATGTTGAGATTGGAAGTGTTGCTAAAGAAATGCCATGCAAGCATAAGTTTCACAGTGAATGTATTGTTTCATGGCTTAAACTACATAGTTCTTGTCCAGTTTGTAGGTTTCAAATGCCTTGTGAGGATTCAAATGTTTTGGCTAATTTGGAAAATGGAAATAGAGAGATTCAAAATAGTGAGGTTGTGAGGAGAGGTAGAAATGGAAGGAGGAATTGGTTTCCAGTGCTTCAATCTTTTAATAATTTTCTTCCTTTTCCTTGATCATTACTTTGATGGAGTTGTAATTATACATCAAAGCAAGTACATTTAGGAATTATCATGCTTCTTAAATTGTTTCATATTGTATATAGTATATATATGTTTTAGATTGTATAGTTTGATTTCATTGTACTCTTCAAATATGTATGTGTTTTTCaataatttgaataacaaaatacaTTTTAGTAGTAATTTATAGTATTATCATAACATATAATATAAATGTTTGTACTAAGATTGGAgatatatttttcaatatttgGAACAAGAGTCAAAGTCTGCATGAATTCAACTTTATGTTTGTGCTATACTTCCTAAGGGCTTCTCTTTTTAATTTATTACTCTTGTGCCGAAAGTCTATCCCCTCCTCTCACATATTAGGGGAACTTCTGATCAATCTCTTATTACCAAGGTTCTAGAATGTAGGCTAACAAAGGTCATGGATTATATCATATCTCCTAGTCACCCAACCATTATTAAAGGGGGATAGATAGGGATGGTGTTAAAGTTCCTTCTACTTTATTCCTATATTTTTTTGGGTATTTTTTTGTCGTAATGTTTATTACTTTAGTAATTGAGTCCTTCACAATAAATAATATTGGGCATctcttaaaaaatagtttttgcaTGTATAATACTGGCCGTTGACT includes:
- the LOC131629890 gene encoding E3 ubiquitin-protein ligase SIRP1-like, which produces MENEQWCTICFKMVSPMSEYENKCPFCDTQFGDAMENLSNHHNNDAIDLRSAWIFSLYAPIFLGLMNAFTPSLATISSQASSTSRNDEDLEQERGNYNELVIGRRRRTSTYMMHLFRGLHVRMVSENENIEQNRNIIDNNNNIVNNNNNNSNNNSILVIDPLNEGALIVRGPNLNHTNLNRSNENNINTIGSLNDFVDGSGFDLLLQQLAQITPSGYASVNPPTKKVAIEAMENMINDETLPCTICLEDVEIGSVAKEMPCKHKFHSECIVSWLKLHSSCPVCRFQMPCEDSNVLANLENGNREIQNSEVVRRGRNGRRNWFPVLQSFNNFLPFP